The following are from one region of the Heliangelus exortis chromosome 2, bHelExo1.hap1, whole genome shotgun sequence genome:
- the PARP10 gene encoding LOW QUALITY PROTEIN: protein mono-ADP-ribosyltransferase PARP10 (The sequence of the model RefSeq protein was modified relative to this genomic sequence to represent the inferred CDS: deleted 1 base in 1 codon): MAEGGPGAVLEVGAPPQLEEELLVLYFESRRRSGGGPVRSCQRLGPLLFLTFESPQDAQNVLARGNHRLGGVELEVRPAAPWDPSHLLLGGLNPQIPSELLEQHLETLLGRSPSAITLCQGPAPGWGLLHLQDPLTPQELWLAEGRARGSSLWLLRVPQTPSLLVGGGGAPLSPDLLELYFENRRSGGGPIQQLQLLPGGQAAIVTFQELAVAQRVLQRRNHRLQDLVLTLAPHYPFLGAIGRDQDPLTLGRDPPINTEPMAPDSNPPSDRDLQRDKDPPRDRDPLRVMDPPRDMAPLVKTAPPGVTDPSWDMDPPRDRDPPRVMDPPRDTAPLVKTAPPGVMDPPRDMAPLVKTAPPAVTDPPRDTDPPGDRDPPRDMAPLVKTAPPGVTDPLRDTDSQRVMDPPRDMDPIPDPAPGPPPAPGPSSAPPSVIALGAPLVSGEEEEVVVPGERGSVRYLQQHSQDLLGSISHVLVLPLEGGDVAGFRVSGERQQCRAVGEFLQSLLGTVGTWPLTLHFPGVARFLRDQGGQSLLQQVEEQFQCVIELEGVCWSPPEQQLDLVELLPQCCHQDPPAVAPPPQHCNLLRDADGDSGPSSVEEITELLATLHPGDNAGESGDTLGWQQDPRDDFPPASNPHWGSRVGEEEEVQMALATQCSMEMEQHQEEEALAQATALSLHSYREEEEEALAHATALSLSSYHQEEEEAEAAVLQVALEASLEEALLAADSVRVTVFTAQEAPEVLAGLERALAGQLQTQEVTHERLRALPPSCQHPLALLQHRHAVRLTLRPGTATFCGFPPYTSQAAQDLQSFLQNLPEPQPGFGAGGGGTPSGTAVHSASGIRAEGCLGEEGVQLLALSPRSPEFQDVVRNFYSSLGDLQSQVTILQVQKLEHPLLARQYQLKKVSMERACGGACVERVLFHGTTQSSSREICLHGFNRSFCGKNAALYGRGVYFAVRSVLSARDLYSPRSPDGTKFIFVAKVLTGLFTKGGPGLRAPPLREGMGVPLRYHSVVDDPRHPNVFVIFNDTQAYPQYLLICQGPPP, translated from the exons ATGGCGGAGGGGGGCCCGGGAGCGGTGCTGGAGGTGGGGGCCCCcccccagctggaggaggagctgctggtccTGTACTTCGAGAGCCGGCGGCGCTCGGGGGGGGGCCCAGTCCGGAGCTGCCAGCGCCTCggccccctcctcttcctcaccttcGAGAGCCCCCAGG ATGCCCAGAACGTCCTGGCCCGGGGCAACCATCGTTTGGGGGGCGTGGAGTTGGAGGTGCGCCCCGCGGCCCCCTGGGACCCCTCCCACCTCTTGCTGGGGGGCCTGAACCCCCAGATCCCCTccgagctgctggagcagcacttGGAGACCCTCTTGGGCCGGTCCCCCAGCGCCATCACCCTGTGCCAGGGGCCTGCGCCCGGGTGGGGGCTGCTGCACCTGCAGGACCCCCTCACCCCACAAG AGCTGTGGCTGGCTGAGGGCCGTGCACGAGGGTCATCCCTGTGGCTGCTGCGGGTGCCGCAGACCCCCAGCCTGCTGGTGGGTGGTGGGGGGGCCCCCCTAAGCCCCGACCTCCTCGAGCTCTACTTTGAGAACCGGCGCAGT GGGGGGGgccccatccagcagctgcagttgcTGCCAGGGGGGCAAGCGGCCATCGTCACCTTCCAGGAGTTGGCAG TGGCGCAGCGggtgctgcagaggaggaaCCACCGGCTGCAGGACCTTGTGCTGACTCTCGCCCCCCACTACCCCTTCCTGGGGGCCATAGGGAGGGATCAGGACCCCCTGACACTGGGCAGGGACCCCCCAATCAATACAGAGCCCATGGCACCAGACTCAAACCCTCCGAGTGACAGAGACCTCCAAAGGGACAAAGACCCCCCAAGGGACAGAGACCCCCTGAGGGTCATGGATCCCCCAAGGGACATGGCCCCCCTAGTCAAAACGGCCCCCCCAGGGGTCACAGACCCCTCATGGGACATGGACCCCCCAAGAGACAGAGACCCCCCAAGGGTCATGGATCCCCCAAGGGACACGGCCCCCCTAGTCAAAACGGCCCCCCCAGGGGTCATGGACCCCCCAAGGGACATGGCCCCCCTAGTCAAAACAGCTCCCCCAGCGGTCACAGACCCCCCAAGGGACACGGACCCCCCAGGAGACAGAGACCCCCCAAGGGACATGGCCCCCCTAGTCAAAACGGCCCCCCCAGGGGTCACAGACCCCCTGAGGGACACAGACTCCCAAAGGGTCATGGACCCCCCAAGGGACATGGACCCCATACCAGATCCAGCCCCAGGacccccaccagccccaggacCCTCATCAGCCCCCCCATCAGTCATTGCTCTTGGTGCCCCGTTGGtctctggggaggaggaggaggtggtggtccCGGGGGAGCGGGGGTCGGTGCGGTACCTGCAGCAGCACTCCCAGGACCTTCTGGGCAGCATCTCCCATGTGTTGGTGCTGCCCCTGGAGGGGGGTGATGTTGCAGGATTCCGG GTGAGCGGGGAGCGGCAGCAGTGCCGGGCAGTGGGCGAGTTCCTGCAGAGCCTCCTGGGGACGGTGGGCACCTGGCCCCTCACCCTGCACTTCCCCGGGGTGGCCCGGTTCCTGCGGGACCAGGGGGGACAGAGCCTCCTCCAGCAGGTGGAGGAGCAGTTCCAGTGTGTCATTGAGCTGGAGGGGGTCTGCTGGAGCCCCCCTGAGCAACAG CTGGATCTGGTGGAGCTGCTCCCCCAGTGCTGCCATCAGGACCCCCCAGCTGTGGCACCACCTCCTCAGCACTGTAACCTGCTTCGGGATGCTGATGGAGACAGTGGTCCGTCCAGTGTTG AGGAGATCACGGAGCTTCTGGCCACACTGCACCCTGGTGACAATGCTGGGGAGTCTGGTGAcaccctgggctggcagcaggaccCCAGGGATGacttccctcctgcctccaaTCCCCACTGGGGGTCCAGGGTGGGCGAGGAAGAGGAGGTGCAGATGGCCCTGGCCACCCAGTGCTCCATGGAGatggagcagcaccaggaggaggaggctctggCACAAGCCACCGCTCTGTCCCTGCACTCCTACcgcgaggaggaggaggaggccctGGCCCATGCCACCGCTCTGTCCTTATCCTCCTAccaccaggaggaggaggaggccgaaGCCGCCGTGCTGCAGGTGGCTCTGGAGGCCTCcctggaggaggctctgctggcagccGACTCGGTGCGGGTGACCGTGTTCACGGCGCAGGAGGCTCCGGAGGTTCTGGCGGGACTGGAGCGGGCCCTGGCCGGGCAGCTGCAGACCCAGGAAGTGACCCATGAGCGTCTGCGGGCGCTgcccccctcctgccagcaccccctggccctgctccagcaccGGCATGCCGTGCGCCTCACCCTGCGCCCTGGCACCGCCACCTTCTGCGGGTTCCCTCCCTACACCTCCCAGGCGGCCCAGGACCTCCAGAGCTTCCTCCAGAACCTGCCGGAACCACAGCCAGGAtttggtgctggtggtggtggcaccCCCTCTGGCACTGCCGTCCACAGCGCCAGCGGCATACGCG cagagggGTGCCTGGGTGAGGAGGGGGTGCAGCTGCTGGCGTTGTCCCCGCGCTCCCCAGAGTTCCAGGATGTGGTGAGGAACTTCTACAGCTCCCTGGGGGACCTGCAGAGCCAGGTCACCATCCTGCAG GTGCAGAAGTTGGAGCACCCGCTGCTGGCCCGGCAGTACCAGCTGAAGAAGGTCAGCATGGAGCGGGCCTGCGGTGGGGCCTGCGTGGAGCGGGTTCTGTTCCACGGAACCACCCAGAGCTCCAGCCGTGAGATCTGCCTGCACGGCTTCAACCGCAGCTTCTGTGGTAAGAATG CGGCTCTCTATGGGCGGGGGGTTTACTTCGCGGTGCGCTCCGTGCTCTCCGCCCGGGATCTCTACTCCCCCCGCAGCCCCGATGGCACCAAATTCATCTTCGTGGCCAAGGTGCTGACCGGGCTCTTCACCAAGGGGGGGCCAGGGCTGCGGGCCCCCCCGCTACGGGAGGGGATGGGGGTCCCTCTGCGCTACCACAGTGTGGTGGATGACCCCAGGCACCCCAATGTCTTTGTCATCTTCAACGACACCCAAGCCTATCCCCAGTACCTCCTCATCTGCCAAGGGccccccccctga
- the GRINA gene encoding protein lifeguard 1, with the protein MSHEKSFLVGGEGFPGQQPTAPPPVYPQPPYPPGPYPQPQFAPTPYSQPGFPQGPGPYPPPGPYPPPGPYPAAGPYPPGPYPPPGPYPGGPYAQPPYAQPQPMVPGDQDSPLHSTYHEDGPPSYYDNQDFPSAHWDDKSIRQAFIRKVFLVLTLQLSVTFAFVAIFTFAKGVRGFVQRNVWTYYVSYAVFFTSLIVLSCCGEFRRKHPWNLVALSILTVSLSYMVGMIASFYDTDAVIMAVGITVVVCFTVVIFSLQTKYDFTSCRGVLIVCLVVLILFSILCIFIRNRIMDIVYASLGALLFTCFLAVDTQMILGNKQLALSPEEFIFAALNLYTDIINIFLYILAIIGRAKE; encoded by the exons ATGTCCCACGAGAAGAGCTTCCTGGTGGGGGGCGAGGGCTTCCCGGGGCAGCAGCCCACTGCTCCCCCCCCCGTCTACCCGCAGCCCCCCTACCCTCCTGGCCCCTACCCCCAGCCCCAGTTTGCCCCCACCCCCTACTCCCAGCCGGGTTTCCCGCAGGGGCCGGGGCCGTATCCCCCCCCGGGGCCATACCCCCCCCCGGGGCCGTACCCCGCAGCCGGGCCCTACCCCCCCGGGCCCTACCCCCCTCCAGGGCCCTACCCCGGGGGTCCCTACGCCCAACCCCCCTATGCCCAACCCCAGCCCATGGTCCCCGGAGACCAAGACT cccccctgCACAGCACCTACCATGAGGATGGACCCCCCTCCTACTATGACAACCAGGACTTCCCCTCGGCCCACTGGGATGACAAGAGCATCCGGCAGGCATTCATCCGCAAG GTGTTCCTGGTGCTGACCCTGCAGCTCAGCGTCACCTTCGCCTTCGTGGCCATCTTCACCTTCGCCAAGGGGGTGCGGGGCTTTGTCCAGCGCAATGTGTGGACGTACTACGTGTCCTACGCCGTCTTCTTCACCTCCCTCATCGtcctcagctgctgtggggagtTCCGGCGCAAGCACCCCTGGAACCTGGTGGCCCTG TCGATCCTGACAGTCAGCCTGTCCTACATGGTGGGGATGATCGCCAGCTTCTACGACACCGACGCCGTCATCATGGCCGTTGGCATCACCGTCGTCGTCTGCTTCACCGTTGTCATCTTCTCTCTGCAG accAAGTACGACTTCACCTCCTGCCGGGGTGTCCTCATCGTCTGTTTGGTCGTCCTCATCctcttctccatcctctgcATCTTCATCCGCAACCGCATCATGGACATCGTCTACGCCTCCCTGGGGGCCCTGCTCTTCACCTGC TTCTTGGCAGTGGACACGCAGATGATCCTGGGGAACAAGCAGTTGGCGCTCAGCCCCGAGGAGTTCATCTTCGCCGCTCTCAACCTCTACACTGACATCATCAACATCTTCCTCTACATCTTGGCCATCATCGGGCGGGCCAAGGAGTGA
- the SPATC1 gene encoding speriolin, translating into MGYSNEDSSIRCLAMALDSFASSGQTDTPSLPQISVSSVHTTFPLKYSEIQGSGALPPSPSSSSQGWQQLLGEVAFQLDRRILAYIFPHRTRFYGFTLTNIFEKIVEMAMGSLSGGFEEQRGLAPARRFLELMGRLRSLGYSPKAHLGMSKSLVNAYRLLPEPLCLEECGGPALLQRLLGDSLPPDLRHNSGVLLECLLQMAREDGMPIFLW; encoded by the exons ATGGGATACTCCAACGAGGACTCCAGCATCCGCTGTCTCGCCATGGCCTTGGACAGTTTTGCCTCCTCTGGCCAGACAGACACCCCCTCTCTTCCCCAGATCTCTGTGTCCTCCGTACACACCACCTTCCCCCTGAAGTACTCGGAGATACAGGGCTCGGGGGCGCTACCCCCCTCCCCATCCAGCAGttcccagggctggcagcagctgctgggggaggtggCTTTCCAGCTGGACCGGCGCATCCTGGCCTACATCTTCCCCCACCGCACCCGCTTCTACGGCTTCACCCTCACCAACATCTTCGAGAAGATCGTGGAG ATGGCAATGGGGTCTTTGTCAGGTGGCTTCGAGGAGCAGCGGGGCCTGGCACCTGCCCGGCGCTTCCTGGAGCTGATGGGGCGGCTGCGGTCGCTGGGCTACAGCCCCAAGGCCCACCTGGGGATGAGCAAGTCCCTGGTCAATGCCTACAGGCTGCTGCCAGAGCCCCTGTGCCTGGAGGAGTGTGGGGGTCCTGCCCTCCTGCAGCGCCTGCTGGGGGACAGTCTGCCCCCTGACCTGCGCCACAACAGCGGTGTCCTGCTGGAATGTCTGCTGCAGATGGCACGGGAGGACGGGATGCCCATCTTCCTCTGGTGA